One genomic window of Haemorhous mexicanus isolate bHaeMex1 chromosome 17, bHaeMex1.pri, whole genome shotgun sequence includes the following:
- the GPER1 gene encoding G-protein coupled estrogen receptor 1 encodes METYSASVSPVICNSTTFNLNGSHLCNESISSRLADKSEHQQYVIGLFLSCLYTIFLFPIGFVGNILILVVNISFREKMTIPDLYFINLAVADLILVADSLIEVFNLDEKYYDITIICTFMSLFLQINMYSSIFFLTWMSFDRYLALAKVMRSNLFRTMQHARLSCGLIWMASISAALVPFTAVHLQHTGEVYFCFADVKEIQWLEITLGFIIPFVIIGLCYSLIVRVLIKAHKHRSLRLRRQKALRMIFVVVLVFFICWLPENVFISVQLLQRKSEPVSSNSPSFRHDYPLTGHIVNLAAFSNSCLNPLIYSFLGETFRDKLRLYIEQKTKMSTLHRFCQAALTSVIPDSNEQSEV; translated from the coding sequence ATGGAAACTTATTCTGCCTCAGTATCACCTGTTATATGTAACAGCACAACTTTTAACCTGAATGGATCCCATTTGTGTAACGAAAGCATATCCTCTAGATTAGCTGATAAATCAGAACACCAACAATATGTTATTGGCCTTTTCTTATCATGTCTTTACACAATATTCCTTTTTCCCATTGGTTTTGTGGGAAACATTCTGATACTGGTTGTCAACATCAGCTTTCGGGAAAAAATGACAATCCCAGACCTTTACTTCATAAACCTGGCAGTGGCCGATCTCATTCTAGTGGCTGATTCTCTCATTGAGGTGTTTAATCTTGACGAGAAATATTACGATATCACCATCATCTGTACCTTTATGTCTTTGTTCCTTCAGATCAACATGTAtagcagcattttctttctgacaTGGATGAGTTTTGACAGATACCTAGCCCTGGCCAAAGTAATGAGGTCCAACCTCTTTCGCACTATGCAGCACGCTAGACTGAGCTGTGGGCTCATATGGATGGCATCCATTTCGGCAGCTCTAGTCCCATTTACAGCCGTGCACTTACAACACACCGGAGAGGtctatttctgttttgcagatGTAAAAGAAATCCAGTGGCTAGAGATAACCCTGGGGTTTATTATCCCCTTTGTGATCATCGGTCTTTGTTACTCATTAATTGTTCGAGTCCTTATAAAAGCACACAAGCACAGGAGTCTCCGGCTGCGGCGACAGAAGGCTCTGCGcatgatttttgttgttgtcctGGTTTTCTTTATCTGCTGGCTCCCTGAAAACGTCTTCATTAGTGTCCAACTCCTCCAGAGGAAAAGCGAGCCCGTCTCTTCAAACAGCCCATCCTTCAGGCATGATTATCCTTTAACAGGACATATTGTGAACCTTGCAGCTTTTTCTAATAGCTGCTTAAACCCCTTAATTTACAGCTTTCTGGGGGAAACCTTCAGAGACAAACTGCGACTGTACAttgaacagaaaacaaaaatgtcaaCACTGCATCGCTTCTGTCAGGCTGCCTTAACGTCTGTCATTCCTGACAGTAATGAGCAATCAGAAGTCTGA